A stretch of the Hydra vulgaris chromosome 09, alternate assembly HydraT2T_AEP genome encodes the following:
- the LOC136084936 gene encoding uncharacterized protein LOC136084936 isoform X2, which yields MFDNLVIGEKLTEHYTDFNGETLVEKKPVLNWPYILGSKTAEIINQNIRKYHQENKLKILVAYGGAGRATLEILRNCSNLEIDFTDKTANNLQLLESLLRDSSISWFQKLEGEITESKSYHLEPNECGKKLLEEKNNTISFFQADYKNMRPTLKGYDLIVVDFRYKNAYKELLEITQRLKINGSLILGSIDDVSTELFDANHSLSVLKNNFECLGNISEHPHMYRETRNKHKYAISYLSIWKKVSDFLKSTHVSSVDKEDILTTAQYYEDESILKSYEVFHFGDGKNFINVVQDLIIVAFVC from the coding sequence atgtttgataacTTGGTAATTGGAGAAAAATTGACTGAGCACTATACTGATTTTAATGGAGAAACTTTGGTCGAAAAGAAACCTGTTTTAAATTGGCCTTATATCCTTGGAAGTAAAACTGCTGAGATTATTAACCAGAATATTCGCAAATATCATcaagaaaataaacttaaaatattagtaGCTTATGGAGGAGCTGGACGAGCCACATTAGAAATTTTGAGAAATTGTAGCAACCTTGAAATTGATTTTACAGATAAAACTGCAAACAACTTGCAACTTTTAGAAAGTCTTCTACGTGACTCATCAATTAGCTGGTTTCAGAAACTAGAAGGAGAGATCACAGAGTCAAAATCTTACCACCTGGAACCTAATGAAtgtggaaaaaaacttttagaggaaaaaaacaacacaatttCGTTTTTTCAAGCTGATTACAAAAACATGAGACCTACCTTAAAAGGTTATGATCTAATCGTTGTTGATTTTAGATACAAAAATGCATATAAAGAACTGCTCGAAATTACCCAAAGATTAAAGATAAATGGATCGTTGATATTAGGTAGCATTGATGACGTGAGTACTGAATTATTTGATGCCAATCACTCATTAagcgttttaaaaaacaattttgaatgtCTGGGAAATATTAGCGAGCATCCACACATGTACAGAGAAACTAGAAACAAGCATAAGTATGCCATATCTTACTTATCTATTTGGAAAAAAGtatctgattttttaaagaGTACTCATGTTTCTTCAGTTGACAAAGAAGATATATTGACGACTGCACAATACTACGAAgatgaaagtattttaaaatcatatgaGGTGTTTCATTTTGGAGATGGCAAGAACTTTATAAATGTTGTACAAGACTTAATTAttgt